Sequence from the Aquimarina sp. Aq107 genome:
AGTAATTTAACATTACTGGCGCCTGATAACGATGCATTCACAGATTTAGGAGATATTTCTGGATTATCAACTGCTGCATTAGAGCAGGTCTTATTAAATCACGTAATTGCTGGAACAAATATTTCGACTGCTCTTACTACTAGTTATAATAATACATTAGCTACCTACGGTGATACTATGGATAACTTAAGTATTTATATAAATACTGAAAGTGGAGTTTCTTTTAATGGTATATCCGATGTTAGTGAAGCAGATATTGTTGCTTCTAATGGAGTAATTCATAAGGTGGACGCTGTAATTACGCTACCAACAGTGGTTACTTTTGCTACAGCTGATGCAACTTTTAGTAATCTTGTAGCGGCTCTTACCAGAGATGATCAATTAGATGAAAATTATGTTTCTATATTGAGTACAGAAAATGGAACATCTCCTGCACCTTTTACTGTGTTTGCTCCAACAGATGATGCATTTGCTAGCCTTTTAACAGAACTTGGAGCAGCTTCCTTAGCTGATATAGAAGAAGCTACATTAACGGCTACTTTAAATCTTCATGTTGTAGCAGAAGCAAATGTTAGAGAAGAAAATTTAATGACTGGTACAGTAACTACATTAGGAGGAGATATTACTGCTGATGCAACAAATGCAACATTAACAGATGTTAATGATAGAGTAAGTAATATTATTGTTACCAATGTTCAGGCTGCTAATGGTGTAATCCATGCGATTGATAAGGTAATTCTTCCTGCACTATAAGAAGAAATTAACTAGAACAGTAAACTAAAATATATAGTGCACTGCACCTCTAGATTATAATTCCCCCGAAAGGGCATTTAGATATTGAATCCCCCTATTAATTCAGGACTAAATGCCCTTTTTTCTCACACATATTTTAAATATTAACTAATTTAAATTCAAACTCATGAAAACGCTAATCAAAAGATTAACGGTACCATTTTTGTGCCTTATTTTAACGAACTTCATTATTTCTTGTCAAAATGATAATAATGAATTAGACCCCGAAAACCCTGATCAAATCGAATTTGAAGAGTCAAAAATTATTAGTTTTGACGAAGTTGAGGAAATGACTCAGAATATTATCGATGGTGAGTTGCTTGAACCCGTAAACGAAGATGAAGCTTTTGGCAGTTCTAAAGATTCTAGATTCGATATCAGTAGAGAACGACGAGTATATGATTTTTCTGCAACAGTTAATAGTGGAACCGGAGCAGGAACAGATATTACAGGTAAACTTCGCTTAAACTTCACCTTATATCACGCTAGCTTTACAATCGTTCGAGGAAATTTGGTATTACCCGATGGGACTAAAGCTAGGACTAGAGGAGCTATTGTAAGTGACGGAATTGTTTATTTAATAATTGACCCTCCTGGTAGAAATTTGATTTTTGGAATTGGAAGAGTAGATGAAGAAGGTGATCTAGAAGGACACTTTAGAATTTTTGGAAATGGGATAGGAAGAGGAGATTGGAATGCTGAACTAGTTAAAACTATTTTCCCTGATAAAACGATTGTGGATTTAATTGTAGAAGATGGTAGATTCACATCTTTAGTTGGGGCTTTACAGGCCACAGATTTAGTAGCTCCTTTGTCCGGAGAAGGCCCGTTCACAGTTTTTGCACCTACAGATGAGGCATTTGCAGCATTAGATGAAGTTCCGGAGTTAGAAGTATTAAAACAGGTACTGTTGTATCATGTAGCAAGTGGAAGGTTTAATACACCAAGATTGTTGAGAGAAGAAATGATAGAAACATTACAAGGTGAAAATGTTAAAGTAAGTCTTGATGAAAACAATGAAATTGTTATAAATGACACTGTTAAGTTGCTTTCTGCAAATATTGGTGGTTCTAATGGAGTAATCCAAATCATAGATGCAGTATTAATACCACCATCTTTTCAGCCTTTACCATCAATTGTAGAAATAGCTGTCGCAACTCCAGAGCTTTCTACGTTAGTAGGAGCATTGCAATCTGCTAATTTAGTAGATACATTAAACGGAGAAGGACCTTTTACAGTATTTGCACCAACTAATGATGCATTTGCTGCTTTGGATGCTATTCCTGATGGAGATGCTCTAACGGAGGTGCTTTTGTATCATGTAGCAGCTGGAAGATTTACTGCAGAAGAGTTAATTGCAGGGCAAACAGTTACTACAGTACAAGGAGATGAAGTAACCATTGAAATGATTAATGGAGAGGTGTTTTTAAATGGTACAATAAAAGTGATTTTAGCAGATATTCAAGCATCTAATGGTGTTGTACACGTAATTGATGGAGTGTTACTTCCACCTGCTGATCTTCAGTCGATTGTAGAAATAGCTGTCGCAACTCCAGAGCTTTCTACTTTAGTAGGAGCATTGCAATCTGCTAATTTAGTAGATACATTAAATGGAGAAGGACCTTTTACAGTATTTGCACCAACTAATGGTGCATTTGCTGCTTTGGATGCTATTCCTGATGGAGATGCTCTAACGGAGGTGCTTTTGTATCATGTAGCAGCTGGAAGATTTACTGCAGAAGAGTTAATTGCAGGGCAAACAGTTACTACGGTACAAGGAGATGAAGTAACCATTGAAATGATTAATGGAGAGGTGTTTTTAAATGGTACAATAAAAGTGATTTTAGCAGATATTCAAGCATCTAATGGTGTTGTACATGTAATTGATGGAGTGTTACTTCCACCTGCTGATCTTCAATCTATTGTAGAAATAGCTGTTGCTACTCCAGAGCTTTCTACGTTAGTGGGAGCATTACAAGCGGCTAATTTGGTAGATACATTAAACGGAGAAGGACCTTTTACAGTATTTGCGCCAACTAATGCTGCTTTTGCTGCTTTAGATGCTATTCCTGGAGGAGAAGCATTAACCGAAGTGTTGTTGTATCACGTGGCAGCAGGTAAATTTACCGCCGATGATTTGCTAACAAGACAGATAGTTACTACTGTTCAAGGAGATGAAGTAACTATTGAGATGATCGAGGGGCAGGTGTTTTTAAATGAA
This genomic interval carries:
- a CDS encoding fasciclin domain-containing protein; its protein translation is MKNFFKKAFLAFCIISIASCSDDDDTTFIPDAMTIADFVADNADYSSLLAALERTDLDVTLNGNGNFTVFAPNNAAFTEFLDGTPLEDVPVETLEQILLNHVLGTTQASTSLTTGYVKNLATESNSNTNISMYINTANGVVINGESTVTTPDIMTDNGIIHAVDKVIPLPTMLTFVTADSNFSSLAGAATTPGFDTDFVAVLSGADSNLTLLAPDNDAFTDLGDISGLSTAALEQVLLNHVIAGTNISTALTTSYNNTLATYGDTMDNLSIYINTESGVSFNGISDVSEADIVASNGVIHKVDAVITLPTVVTFATADATFSNLVAALTRDDQLDENYVSILSTENGTSPAPFTVFAPTDDAFASLLTELGAASLADIEEATLTATLNLHVVAEANVREENLMTGTVTTLGGDITADATNATLTDVNDRVSNIIVTNVQAANGVIHAIDKVILPAL
- a CDS encoding fasciclin domain-containing protein, which translates into the protein MKTLIKRLTVPFLCLILTNFIISCQNDNNELDPENPDQIEFEESKIISFDEVEEMTQNIIDGELLEPVNEDEAFGSSKDSRFDISRERRVYDFSATVNSGTGAGTDITGKLRLNFTLYHASFTIVRGNLVLPDGTKARTRGAIVSDGIVYLIIDPPGRNLIFGIGRVDEEGDLEGHFRIFGNGIGRGDWNAELVKTIFPDKTIVDLIVEDGRFTSLVGALQATDLVAPLSGEGPFTVFAPTDEAFAALDEVPELEVLKQVLLYHVASGRFNTPRLLREEMIETLQGENVKVSLDENNEIVINDTVKLLSANIGGSNGVIQIIDAVLIPPSFQPLPSIVEIAVATPELSTLVGALQSANLVDTLNGEGPFTVFAPTNDAFAALDAIPDGDALTEVLLYHVAAGRFTAEELIAGQTVTTVQGDEVTIEMINGEVFLNGTIKVILADIQASNGVVHVIDGVLLPPADLQSIVEIAVATPELSTLVGALQSANLVDTLNGEGPFTVFAPTNGAFAALDAIPDGDALTEVLLYHVAAGRFTAEELIAGQTVTTVQGDEVTIEMINGEVFLNGTIKVILADIQASNGVVHVIDGVLLPPADLQSIVEIAVATPELSTLVGALQAANLVDTLNGEGPFTVFAPTNAAFAALDAIPGGEALTEVLLYHVAAGKFTADDLLTRQIVTTVQGDEVTIEMIEGQVFLNEIIRVDIANIEASNGIIHVINGVLIPPSL